A part of Natator depressus isolate rNatDep1 chromosome 18, rNatDep2.hap1, whole genome shotgun sequence genomic DNA contains:
- the LOC142000786 gene encoding transcription factor HES-5-like produces the protein MAPSNSFMAQVEEKLLPKEKNKLRKPVVEKMRRDRINSSIEQLKLLLEKEFQRHQPNSKLEKADILEVAVGYLKQQSQLQTQMFSQKSPEQDFNTGYLECLKEALHFLSYCEPKKEAQARLIKHFCKAQTIPDNLCSPPMHSPPSLPCLVPRKHPSQKNIPVTVAAIWRPW, from the exons ATGGCTCCCAGCAACAGCTTCATGGCCCAGGTGGAGGAGAAACTGCTGCCAAAAGAGAAGAATAAA CTGAGGAAGCCGGTGGTGGAGAAAATGCGCCGGGACCGGATTAACAGCAGCATCGAGCAGCTGAAACTCCTGCTGGAGAAGGAGTTCCAGAGACACCAGCCCAACTCCAAGCTGGAGAAAGCCGATATCCTGGAAGTGGCAGTCGGCTACTTGAAACAGCAGAGCCAGCTGCAGACACAAA TGTTCAGTCAAAAGAGCCCAGAACAGGATTTTAACACTGGTTACCTGGAGTGCCTGAAGGAAGCTCTGCATTTCCTCTCCTACTGTGAGCCTAAGAAGGAAGCTCAGGCCCGGCTGATCAAGCATTTCTGCAAAGCACAGACAATTCCAGACAACCTGTGCTCACCCCCCATGCATAGCCCACCTTCACTGCCATGTCTGGTACCCAGGAAGCATCCTTCCCAGAAGAACATCCCTGTGACTGTTGCTGCCATCTGGAGACCATGGTAG
- the LOC142000689 gene encoding transcription factor HES-5-like, whose product MAPSTVFMEHNNLLTPKEKNKLRKPVVEKMRRDRINSSIEQLKLLLEKEFQRHQPNSKLEKADILEMTVSYLKQQSQLQIKTAGSIHKKSQFDFKEGYSRCLQEAFHFLSLHKIQTETQSKLLSHFQKSQSAAPEIICSPSTQNTPKQASLKNVNALWRPW is encoded by the exons ATGGCCCCCAGCACTGTTTTCATGGAGCACAACAACCTGCTGAcaccaaaagagaaaaacaaa CTCAGGAAGCCGGTGGTGGAGAAAATGCGCCGGGACCGGATTAACAGCAGCATTGAGCAGCTGAAACTCCTGCTGGAGAAGGAGTTCCAGAGACACCAACCCAACTCCAAACTGGAGAAAGCTGACATCCTGGAGATGACTGTTAGCTACCTGAAACAGCAGAGCCAGCTGCAGATAAAGA CTGCAGGATCCATCCATAAAAAATCTCAGTTCGACTTCAAGGAAGGCTACTCCAGGTGCCTGCAGGAGGCTTTTCATTTCCTGTCTCTCCATAAAATCCAAACAGAAACACAGAGCAAGCTCTTGAGTCATTTCCAGAAGAGCCAGTCGGCTGCGCCAGAGATCATCTGCTCCCCTTCCACCCAGAACACCCCAAAGCAAGCATCCCTGAAGAACGTCAATGCTCTCTGGAGACCCTGGTAg